ttgagCATAAAAGTCAACCAATCAGTAAACAGaattttgtgactggtttctaAAACTCAGTTTAATAATCTTTAACCCATATTTAGCATTAAAAGTCATGAAAATAGTTCCCTGAtgctgtatatattttatcaccACAAGAACGCCATGTGTCGATAACACCAAAACACAGTTGGTCATACTTCTGTTGCAGTTAAGCATTTTCTACAGCATATTTCAATAGCTGAAATATGCACATTGAAAATATCAATACTTAAAAGTTTTGAGTGTAAGCATCTGTAGTCCCATATTGTGTTCAACACTTAATTCATGAAGAACTCATCTTCTCCTATTTCATTTTCTAGCACAACTGACATTGTGAGGAAAAACCTCATCAGAATGTCATATCAAATACACAAATCAATGCATCCTTGAATACAGAAGCAGTAGCGATCGTTTCTCTCAatgttctaaaatttcatttataaataacaGCCAATGCATACAGTTAAATTATATAATAccaatatgataacttttatatcTGATATTGTACTTTCTAAAGATGAAGAGTTGCCCTGATTAAGGATTTCAAACTTTTTGCCCATGCTTAGATAAAGATACGTTCATTCTCTATTCATTACtataatttatatgtattataCAGGTTCCTACACATTTATTGTctatgtattacatataataatCGTCCTTCCTCCCTACACAGAAGTAAAGCAATGATGatataagggccataactgctcCGCCCACAGCTACCCAGAAACTCCAGCCAAACGTCGGGAAGGACTGGCCTTGTTCTTGAATGACTGTTGCACTATGGTCCATATGGGCTTTGGCACCGAACACACACACTGATACTGCCAGCAGGATAACTACAAATAAAGAATTTACAGTTTTATGTTTAAAGGATGAATTcacaatttctttttcttcaataaaAATAGTCAGTACACAGATATATTAAGGGCTAAGGTTAGGCTTAAAACttaaatcatatttttatgaaatacattgtacatatttgTACGGCCTTTTCAGCAACTATCAGATAAGACTAAATGAAAAACATTCGTAAGTGGTGAGAGAATTTTCAAACAGTTGAATACATGATTTATTAAGAAATGAACtgctgttttgaaattttccaTTTTGGTAGGTAACGCTTCGCATGTTTTAAATGTGTGGAGCTAACGACTTAACACATACTTTTAACAGTTATAAACTTATGAAATAACAATACTGTCAACTAGTGATGGTTAATGGATTAGCAAACATTCTAACTTTGCATTCTACTGCTTTCCACGGCCATCATCAAAGAAAGTGGACACATCTCTTGTAACAATATGGCGTTCAATGTAAGCAATGTCGCCAATAAAGCATTATACATGTACCCTATGGAATATTACACCTTTTGGGCAAATAGATTATAGTTCTTGAAGTTAAAAATGTCTGCCCTGTGTGTTATAGAAATTCTGGGAAGGCCCTAGTATAGCAATCCAAGATCTACATGCAGGTAATTAtgagaaatcatttaaatttgcgggaataaaattttgcagttttgcataaaaaaacgCTATTTCGTTGACATATGAATTCATGAATATCCACATGATCGAAGAATAAATCCATCAAAATTAATTCCCCTCAAATATTAATAATTGCACAATATACAAACATAATGCCAGGTTTTGAACTTTGAACTTACATGTAAGGTTAGCAAAGGCACCGGCTGCCATGTTGGGGTTACATCCCTTACATTCACAACACAGTGAAAACAGACCAATTATAAGAGCCAGCAGTGTACTAGCCAGGGCACATGACATCAGGCCTTGCACAGCTTTGAACCagtctgaaaataaaagaaacaaaatcgTACAAATATCTCATAAGTCTGAAATGTGTACAGTTTTCAGCAAATATAagtctgaaaaggggaaataaactGTGCACAATCAGCCAGATATAAGTCTGAATTGTACATGTGGCTTTAACAGGACATAAATTACACAGTAATGAGTATTAGTCACAGACTTGAAGGCACTTcgacaacaaaacaaaagtgaaaatatttagatatcaggaaattattgctatatttcttccAAAGGCTTTTAAAATTAGTAACTGACagattatatattattatgttatggaaacacgtaAGAATTAGATTCAGATtctcttgttttttattacctccctttatggttctatctataacagttcatgtgcaatattaaaagtagtgcttttctaaccatgtaagtacgtATTAAATCTATCTGGAAAGTGagtgtttcatctgttttaaagATAAAGATTTAAAGCATTTTAACCCTTTCAGGATTATGGCAAGTATGTCtgaaaataggaaaaaacttgaaCATGTGACAGACATAGGTCTGAAATGTATAAGACATTAAGAAGATAATATCTGTCTGAAAACAGGAAACAAATCATACagacagaaataaaatatataattgagacagataaaaatctacaaaacatcaaaaaaaaaaaacattgtggtCAAAATAGCAAATCTTTACTGCCCCTCAACAGACCTAGTGCTTCTTTTATGAGAACATGTTTTACACATAAAAGAGAAATGTTTTGCAGTTACTTTACAATTAACAAGCCTTTAACAAGAAAATTTACATAAAGAGATAGCGccataaaacataacatttttgtaCCAACAACACATCGCATACTGCTCTAAGCTACTTCTGTATTGAACATTTTAATGTGGAGCCACCATCTACCATCCACAATAACAGTATGATAGGTGAATATTCAATACAAATTACTGATAATACCTTTTGTTTCAATCTGAAAGAATGCACTTAAGGCTATAGTAAAATCAGttagtaaaactgataaaaaacacTATATTGTTTAAACATGAGTCATGATGAGTGTATCATTTTGTGACAATAAAAGCTTCTTACAAGTTATCATCTTGTATgagatttttcaaaaactgaacATTATTGACAATACACAAAATTAATgcctatataatattatacttaagTTATTAATGTTTGTAAGGGGTGTGGTTGTACCTGATAgattgttaacctttaccctgctaaatttctataatgaacttgtccatctttcaataactgttaaaaggggtcctTACCACaaagatactgaatgaatagcgaacagtgcagatcataatcagactgcatcaattagcaggctgatcatgatctacactggttgcaaaggcagaatcagtcgtgtccagcatgataagggttaaacattgAAGTCCTACTAGGGGTGTAGACACTATGGTGCCTTAAGATTAGACAGTTTACTATTTGCTAACAGACATAATTCTCGACAAAGACATACCGTGAATTTAATGTTTTCTGGCAAATTCTGCCGAACTGCCTAATTTCATGGATCGTGAATTTATGGACACCAAGTTctaaacataaatttatatatggAAAGAAGCAAtcacaaaatcaatgaaaaatagTTCCCATgaaataacaatgattttacaacTGGTGTGTTTTCTTTTCCAGAAGACATTACTCTCTTTAGAGCATCACCACATTTGTGCAACAAATAAATTTCATCTTTCTCTACCTATGAAAGGGAACTACAAGTAAATATTTCAGTAGGAAGTCcctaaacctttaccctgctaaatttctaaaatgaactggtccatcattcaatttgggcaataccatttattattcaaaggggtgtttacttaaaatttaccaactgaatagcgaacagtgcagaccatgattagactgcacggatgtgcaggctaatcttggtctgcactggtcgcaaaggcagaaccacttgccgccaacaggctaaaggctAAAGCATACAAAATCCCCACTCCAACAACATGTTTTTCAAACATTACTGCCTAAAAAACTGACTTGATCTATGTATCTCTGTAAATATCATAGCAGTTTTCTAATATTACAGATTTTGCTAAATGGTCAAATTGAGCGTCCTAGACACCTCAATATAAGCTTTCAGTCTTGCTCATTTGAACTATggctatcattaaaaaaacatttgtttgcggtAACATATACTAACCATGGAAACCGCTGTGacccaacattttttttctggcctgtcagatgaaaaaaaaaatccctgtatgactataattatgtaaaaaaaaattccctacctaCATGTACCTATCTACACAAAAAAATGTTGGGTTGCGttaccaaaaacaaacaattatttaatgACAGCCTAGTTTAAACTAAATACATGTAGAATTAAAACAGGGCACATACCATATTAAAATCTTCATATCATTTACAGGAAGTTTTGAGACTGTCAACATCTGAGATTATGAGTAAGTGGATTTGTTTCAAAACAAGACATTTATTACAAGTTCCTCCTACtcgaaaatacataaaattaggTAAATTAACACATCACAaaaattcaaattgttttaattaaaatgaatagCTACATTACCTtaatcaaaatttgtttaaaaataatataatatgaacTACTGGTGATTAAAAAAGATAATACGAACTACTGGTAATTAAAAACTACAATACCAACTAATTAAAGCAATTAATGTCATGAAAGGGCTACCTTGCATTCTTGCCATATAAATGAACTTCATAATTTATGATTATTGggcaaaattttagaaaaacagtgCAGGTTCTGTGATTTGATATTCTAATAATAGACTCCATATCAGATCCGAAATCAACATGTGGTCTACAGAATCAAAAATAATGCTTCATAAGACAAGTATAATAACTTAATAAGTGATACCAACTACATCTATGCctacaaatttatttaatataaaaaacagactttggagaaaaaaacaaatgattttttgaCAATGAGTTTCAGAGAAACTGCTTAACACAATACTTAGAAGAAACATGGGTGAAAGTTGTCAAACTTTAAAATACTGAAATCAAGACTTTCAATACTAATTTCCTATCACTTGTATAgaagaaaaaatcttcaaaatactGAATTCAGTATTAATActgaaaactttcacccatgaaGAAAGCTCTTTAATAAAAAAGTTGCTAGTATTGTTTTCATTACTTTCACTGGATCACTCGATCGTGATGCTGATACTTTTCCCCTTCATCAATTCATGCAAAACATTTTAACTGAGTCTGGCAAAAccatatacagtaaaacctgtcttaagcagccagccaagggagtgggGAAAAGTGGCTGTttacagcaggtggctgcttaatgcaggtaatttatagaataaatgacaattttgggaaatgagacactggctgcttaagacaggttggctgtaaATTAGAGGTGACCGCttaagcaggttttactgtatatattcaCTGCCTAGTAACTTTGTGGAAGATATGTTAGCAGAAAGATACcagaaacattaaattttgctccTCTGACATTATTGTGGGTTTCGAAACTCTGCAAATGATTTGAAATTCTCACAGAAGCCAAATAGCCATCCTGCTGGCATATAAAAGGCCGGTGGCTCTACACCAAGGTGCCACCCTGACAGGTCATGTGCCTAAAAAGAGCACCTTGAGTCTTCCTACACCATTCAAAGCTAGAAAAGTCACCATCTGACCTATATTTTGTCTGTGTAATGTGAAACACAACAAAGAATATCTGCCAAAATAAACCTATCAAGAATATTTTCCAAGCTACAGTACAAAGTATACTTTCTGCTAAAACATAATAGCCTGTAAATATGATAATGATTTCCACAGCTGGGTTCTCCCAAAATCTTATATAGCATCCTACTAGCATCGTACATGATTTTCTAGATATTTAATTACCCTGACTCCCATCTTaacatttaacagtattttaATTGGCATCTGCCTTATAAAAAAGGCTAGATGgataatttcaaaacatattttttgatacctttattttagtGCACCTGCTAGTGTGCATAATTTCTGGATGTATTTATGGCCCATTTTTCACTCAAACTTGTCAAAATTTTACACTGATATATCTTGCTACAGCTGTGAACACTGACCCTGATGTTCTTGGTGTTGTGTGTGTGTCCTAACTGTGTAGAAATTAAGacttaatttcatattatatagcATACCAAAAATTCTTAAAAGACTTAATTCTATAATATACATTATACCAAAACTTCAGCTCATATCTGCTAGGTGTTTGATAAACACTGCAGAAAATTTTATCTTAGAATCATCTGCATCACTTCAAAGTCAGTGTCGAATAGAAGCCTAGTAACATACTTCAGTGGAATATAAATTGCATAATgctgctttttattttttgtttgtttatttgggtttagccccatttttcaacagtatttcagttttgtaacggcaggcagttgacccaaccagtgctcctggattctatACAGTACTAAACTGTTTTCTGCAAGTATAactaccaacttctccacatgtatctgaggtggaggatgaatgaattcagacacaacATCTTACACCAAATCGTCGTGTACATAATGCCTCACCCGCGAACTCACAACCCCTCAATCCACAGATCTGCACTCTCCCCTATTGCGCTGATGGGGTGGGCATAAATACTACTGCTAAAGTCGGATTCTAAATATTGTGTCAATGCGAATGCATCTAGTAGAACATAATACTTCAAGTTGATTTACTTAAGTAAACAGGGTCTCTGCGAAGCGACATAAAATTTATAGCCTCTCAATGCTTTTGGTTCGAAACCCTACTCATTCATGTAAGGAAGTTATCTATATTAAGACTTGTGGAAAGAGGATAATTCTAAAGAGGTACCTGACATAATGTCTGGAGGGGCAACTGGAATATCTGATTATGCCTATAAATCTGAAAATCCCTTAGACATGATAAAGACGGTTTCACTGATAgtgcataattatattgaatCCAACTGGAATATCTGATTATGCCATTAAATCTGAAAATCCCTTAGACATGATAAAGACGGTTTCACTGATAgtgcataattatattgaatCCAGTCTAACTTGTAATACATACAGACTTCTAAACATTAACTTTATTtcaatatgaagttttatattatAAGCACCTGAAAGATCACTCAGAAAGGggaaatcataaataaaattaaaaacagtgGGAAATACTTAAATTTGCATAAATTTATCTCGGCTGTCAACAAAAAAGACAGACCGCACAAAATAAATTCACtaaataaaaacatctttaatgCCCACCCCAAAATTATCATACTATCATAATTTAAAGTAATATATTAATACCTCATAAACTTTCGAAATATTCTGCAATATCTTTCAAAAGatgaatttatttactttattacataaagatattgaaaataaatcaaacaaataaattcttgaaattatttgcttccaTTATGGGTTAAGCACAGATTTTCAACTGAATTTAAgggcagttgacctaaccagtgttcccagATTTTGTACCAGTATTGCACAGATTTTCAACTGAATTtaagggcagttaacctaaccagtgttcccagATTTTGTACCAGTATTGCACAGATTTTCAACTGAATTTaagagcagttaacctaaccagtgttcccagATTTTGTACCAGTATTGCACAGATTTTCAACTGAATTtaagggcagttaacctaaccagtgttcccagATTTTGTACCAGTATTAACCagttttctgcaagtaactggcaacttGGTGAAGGACAAATACTTTccaacacaatgtcttttatcaatcctTAAAGAAAGGCCCACGGATCAAACTCAAAATCCTGCGATCTGTTACTAGATCTGTGCTtgccctactgagctaagctggcagAAGACTCATTGAATAAGAAAGAGCATCAAAGCTTTGAAGAGTTTATTTTGCATCCTAAAAAGTAACCCTACCTACTGAAATTATAGGTAAAATAGAATAAATAGGTAttaaacaaatgtacaaaaaaacCTGGCACTGTTGCAAAAACATGAAAgataaaataatcaaaactaCATTGTATAGCATCTTGTTTCAAACTGTTTAAGCTGTTTAAGCAATGTTCTTAatacttttttgcttttatgTTTTTGTAGATGCACCAGATCTAGTCACTATGGGCCATATAGTACGACCAAGATGAAAAGTCATTTTTTCGCGCAACCTCCGCGTTAAAAAGCAACTGACTATGTCCTGTATGTACACTTCAGGGGATTCTTGAATTGCAGATACTGAATTGTAGGAGTGGATCTATTCCTCCACTCTCACCATCCCACCCACACCCaactttaaaagaaaatctttCAATTATTTAATACTGCAATGTTGCAATATGATTGGTTTGTTTTGATCTCAATCTTGGGACTTGATAAGGTCACATATTTTACTTTGGTAACCAGCTTAATATCAAAGAATTCTCAGTTTTTCGCAGACAAGAAACAATCAAAGAAACACCTATCTAGTGGGAGAAACAAATCATTGCAGT
The Mercenaria mercenaria strain notata chromosome 10, MADL_Memer_1, whole genome shotgun sequence genome window above contains:
- the LOC123561883 gene encoding uncharacterized protein LOC123561883, encoding MASCSAITAIICVLITTVATIVAFSTPNWMEFEGSSGDMLCQCLNCDCGLWLHCSGGSLSSTGSLDNCRWFFSDDFLVERSLPDWFKAVQGLMSCALASTLLALIIGLFSLCCECKGCNPNMAAGAFANLTFILLAVSVCVFGAKAHMDHSATVIQEQGQSFPTFGWSFWVAVGGAVMALISSLLYFCVGRKDDYYM